One genomic region from Actinomycetota bacterium encodes:
- the fsa gene encoding fructose-6-phosphate aldolase: MKLFLDTASIDEIREINRWGVLGGVTTNPSLVAKEADDPARVWKEILSEVEGPISLETTELEIEPMYEQGVDLAQMATNAVVKVPMTPNGLTVGKRLTDEGIKVNVTLVFSPAQAILAAEIGAYIVSPFLGRLDDVAANGMDALRKICEIYEVQGYETNVLAASLRHPMHVVDSALAGADIATMPYSVFTQLVKHPLTDVGLEKFLQDWKSLQKELQKGA, from the coding sequence ATGAAGCTGTTCCTGGACACGGCCAGCATCGACGAGATCCGTGAGATCAATCGGTGGGGCGTGCTCGGCGGCGTGACGACGAATCCGTCACTCGTCGCCAAAGAGGCCGACGACCCCGCGCGGGTGTGGAAGGAGATCCTGTCGGAGGTCGAGGGCCCCATCTCGCTCGAGACGACCGAGCTCGAGATCGAGCCCATGTACGAGCAAGGCGTCGATCTCGCCCAGATGGCGACCAATGCCGTGGTGAAGGTGCCGATGACGCCGAACGGCCTGACGGTGGGGAAGCGCCTCACCGACGAGGGGATCAAGGTCAACGTCACGCTGGTGTTCTCGCCGGCGCAGGCGATCCTCGCGGCCGAGATCGGGGCGTACATCGTGTCGCCGTTCCTCGGCCGGTTGGATGACGTGGCCGCCAATGGGATGGACGCGCTGCGGAAGATTTGCGAGATCTACGAGGTTCAAGGCTATGAGACCAACGTCCTCGCGGCCTCGCTCCGTCATCCCATGCACGTCGTTGACTCCGCGCTCGCGGGTGCCGATATCGCCACGATGCCGTACTCGGTGTTCACGCAGCTGGTGAAGCATCCGCTTACGGACGTTGGACTTGAAAAGTTCCTGCAGGACTGGAAGTCCCTGCAAAAGGAACTGCAGAAAGGAGCCTGA